Proteins encoded in a region of the Bacteroidota bacterium genome:
- a CDS encoding FtsL-like putative cell division protein yields MEKKSKNIGTIVRGNLFDTDVLLENWKVIAFAVLLILITIVSSHSADEKVYEISKLQKEVRELKSEFVDVRTQLMNSRMGSNLQEKVRKIGLEQSTTPPHVIKVNNN; encoded by the coding sequence ATGGAAAAGAAGTCCAAAAACATAGGAACTATTGTAAGAGGTAACCTGTTTGACACTGATGTACTTCTTGAAAACTGGAAAGTAATAGCCTTTGCTGTCTTGCTTATCCTGATAACAATAGTAAGTTCTCATTCTGCTGACGAAAAAGTATATGAGATTTCGAAACTTCAGAAAGAAGTTAGAGAGTTGAAGTCGGAATTTGTAGATGTAAGAACGCAGCTGATGAATTCGAGAATGGGATCAAATCTTCAGGAAAAAGTGAGAAAAATTGGCTTGGAGCAATCTACAACACCACCACATGTAATAAAAGTAAATAATAATTGA
- the mraY gene encoding phospho-N-acetylmuramoyl-pentapeptide-transferase, translating into MLYYLFNFLHETFNIPGAGMFNYISFRAGLAIIFSLIIATVYGKRIILFLQRQQVGETVRELGLEGQIQKAGTPTMGGVIIILATVVPVLLFAKLENIYVILLLITTLWMGTIGFLDDYIKVFRKNKEGLRGRFKIIGQVGLGLIVGGMLYFNEDVTIKEKVHYTQEELSEFIQQGISPPTFDAEHKSLKTTIPFVKGNEFNYESLISWMGDDAKDYAWLLFIPIVIFIITAVSNGANLTDGVDGLAAGSSAIMGVTLALFAWVSGNIIFADYLNIMFIPNMGEITIYIAAFIGALVGFLWYNAYPAQVFMGDTGSLTIGGIIAVIAIIMRKELLIPIISGVFLVENLSVVLQVSYFKYTKKKLGEGKRIFLMAPLHHHYQKKNYHESKIVIRFWIVGIMLAVLSIITLKIR; encoded by the coding sequence ATGTTATACTATTTATTCAATTTCCTACATGAAACATTTAATATCCCTGGAGCAGGAATGTTTAATTATATTTCATTCCGGGCAGGTTTAGCGATAATATTTTCGTTGATAATTGCCACAGTATATGGTAAGAGAATAATATTATTTCTACAGCGCCAACAGGTTGGAGAAACAGTTAGGGAGCTTGGCCTGGAAGGGCAGATACAAAAAGCAGGTACACCTACTATGGGAGGTGTAATTATTATTCTGGCAACTGTTGTTCCGGTATTGTTATTTGCCAAGCTTGAAAATATTTATGTTATACTTCTTTTGATTACTACACTTTGGATGGGAACTATCGGTTTTCTTGATGATTACATCAAAGTGTTTAGGAAAAATAAGGAAGGATTAAGAGGGAGGTTCAAAATAATAGGACAGGTAGGTTTAGGCTTAATTGTTGGTGGTATGTTGTATTTCAACGAGGATGTTACAATTAAGGAGAAAGTGCATTATACACAGGAGGAATTATCTGAATTTATACAACAAGGAATAAGTCCACCAACATTTGATGCAGAGCATAAGTCACTTAAAACTACAATACCTTTTGTAAAAGGAAATGAATTCAATTACGAGAGTTTAATCTCATGGATGGGTGATGACGCTAAAGACTACGCCTGGTTATTATTTATCCCGATAGTGATTTTTATAATTACTGCGGTATCAAATGGAGCAAACCTTACCGATGGGGTTGATGGTTTAGCAGCAGGGTCATCTGCTATTATGGGAGTTACTTTGGCTTTGTTTGCCTGGGTATCCGGTAATATAATTTTTGCGGATTATTTAAATATAATGTTTATCCCAAATATGGGAGAGATTACAATTTACATAGCGGCATTTATTGGAGCACTGGTTGGTTTTCTTTGGTATAACGCTTATCCGGCGCAGGTGTTTATGGGCGATACCGGAAGTTTAACTATAGGAGGAATAATTGCAGTAATAGCGATTATTATGAGAAAAGAACTCCTAATCCCAATTATCAGCGGGGTGTTTCTTGTAGAGAACCTTTCAGTAGTGTTGCAGGTGTCATATTTTAAATATACAAAGAAGAAATTAGGAGAAGGAAAACGAATTTTTCTGATGGCTCCTTTGCACCACCATTATCAAAAAAAGAATTATCACGAGAGTAAAATTGTAATCCGATTTTGGATTGTAGGGAT
- a CDS encoding UDP-N-acetylmuramoyl-L-alanyl-D-glutamate--2,6-diaminopimelate ligase, which yields MRVLNKILGGINVLELSGNSSAEITSVEFDSRKVTNGSVFVAISGVAVDGHKYISKAIELGAKAIVYQNNVDVDNDSVAWVKVGDSKEALGVIASNFYDNPSSKLKLVGVTGTNGKTTIATQLYTLFGLLGKKAGLFSTIRIMAGDEEIVSTHTTPDPVTLNKYLQQMAEAGVSHCFMEVSSHGVDQRRIAGLHFAGGAFTNITHDHLDYHKTFKEYINVKKRFFDDLPKTAFAITNSDDKNGMVMLQNTKAKKLSYSMKSVSDYKVRLLESHFSGMLLRIGNKEIWTKLIGKFNAYNLLAIYSVSVELGEDEDEVLKAMSRLENVTGRFDHFSSEKGIITVVDYAHTPDALKNVLETIGEIRTGNEKLITVVGCGGDRDKGKRPKMAKISCDFSNKVVLTSDNPRTEKPEDIISDMEAGVPAEHYHKTVSIVDREQGIKAACQEADKGDIILIAGKGHETYQDIMGVKYDFDDFEKAKKILTLLNK from the coding sequence ATGAGGGTGTTAAACAAAATACTTGGGGGCATAAATGTTTTGGAGCTTTCCGGAAATAGTTCCGCAGAAATTACTTCTGTTGAATTCGATTCCAGAAAAGTGACAAACGGAAGTGTTTTTGTGGCTATTAGCGGAGTGGCAGTTGATGGGCATAAATATATATCAAAAGCTATAGAACTTGGAGCAAAGGCAATTGTATATCAAAATAATGTAGATGTTGATAATGATAGTGTTGCCTGGGTAAAGGTGGGAGATAGCAAGGAGGCATTAGGAGTAATAGCTTCAAACTTTTATGATAATCCTTCGTCAAAACTTAAATTAGTTGGAGTTACAGGAACAAACGGTAAAACTACTATCGCTACACAGTTATATACGCTTTTTGGATTACTGGGAAAAAAAGCGGGATTGTTTTCAACGATCAGGATTATGGCTGGTGATGAAGAGATTGTTTCTACACATACAACTCCGGATCCGGTAACATTAAATAAATATTTGCAACAGATGGCCGAAGCAGGAGTATCGCACTGCTTTATGGAAGTGAGCTCTCATGGTGTTGACCAACGCAGAATTGCCGGACTGCATTTCGCAGGAGGCGCTTTTACAAATATTACCCACGATCATCTTGATTATCATAAAACATTTAAAGAATATATAAACGTTAAGAAACGTTTTTTTGATGATTTGCCTAAAACAGCATTTGCCATAACTAATTCTGATGATAAAAACGGAATGGTAATGCTTCAGAATACAAAAGCTAAAAAGCTCAGCTATTCAATGAAATCAGTGAGTGATTATAAGGTTAGATTACTGGAAAGTCACTTTAGCGGGATGTTGTTGAGAATTGGGAATAAGGAGATTTGGACTAAATTAATAGGGAAGTTTAACGCATATAACCTTTTAGCTATTTACTCTGTTTCGGTTGAACTTGGAGAGGATGAAGATGAAGTATTAAAAGCGATGAGTCGTTTAGAAAATGTGACAGGTCGTTTTGATCATTTTTCTTCGGAAAAGGGAATTATTACCGTGGTTGATTATGCCCATACTCCCGATGCTTTGAAAAATGTACTGGAAACGATTGGAGAGATAAGGACAGGAAATGAAAAATTAATTACAGTTGTTGGCTGTGGCGGAGATAGAGATAAAGGGAAGCGTCCGAAGATGGCAAAAATTTCCTGTGATTTTTCTAATAAAGTAGTTCTTACTTCAGATAATCCACGTACCGAAAAACCCGAGGATATTATTTCTGATATGGAAGCCGGTGTTCCTGCAGAACACTATCACAAAACAGTATCGATTGTTGATAGAGAACAAGGAATTAAAGCGGCATGTCAGGAGGCAGATAAAGGCGATATTATACTTATCGCCGGTAAAGGCCATGAAACATACCAGGATATCATGGGAGTGAAATACGACTTTGATGATTTTGAAAAAGCGAAAAAAATATTAACCCTGTTAAATAAGTAG
- a CDS encoding penicillin-binding protein, with protein sequence MEKNRRNILNRLYLILALLLLVFFAVFGKIFQIQYVDGKHYRELASKRTIRPHVIKARRGNIYAEDGNLLATSVTTFTVAIDPTVPSTKLFNENIDDLSDSIHSLFGAPSRYYYADKITKAREKGKKYFRIKKNLTFDQYQRFKGFPILNKGRFKGGLVVEEKMVREHPLGKVAERTIGYEKDYLSVGLEGAYSRYLSGRDGSVLSVKLQKGSWKPLSDKNEIEPEDGADIYSTIDVHIQDVAHYALLRQLEEFKADHGTVVVMEVNTGKIKGIVNLGRTEKGKYYEKVNYAVYESSEPGSTFKLPALIAALEDGVVDTSKVIDTGNGKHKIYGKYIRDSHRGGFGKVSVKKVFEESSNVGMAKIIYENYKTNPTRFLNRLYSMGLDKKIGLNIKGEGSPVIPNPQADNWSGLSLAWMAYGYGVHLTPLQILTYYNAIANDGVEVKPYFISKIRDDEGVISTVHTEVLNSRICSESTVKIARDMLEGVVENGTGKGLKMDNLQIAGKTGTTQLNYWEGKKNMGYSSSFVGYFPAKDPKYSMIVVVNKPDKSKGYYGAQVAAPVFKEIAVKIYHEGPEVENIIPALSDEELRNQIVLGSKASEVRKGLMPNVKGVPAMDALSMLENIGLKVRMRGSGRVVKQSIPAGRRVKKNNLVNLVLM encoded by the coding sequence TTGGAAAAAAATAGAAGAAACATACTAAACAGATTATACCTGATTCTAGCTTTGCTTTTATTGGTGTTTTTTGCTGTGTTTGGGAAAATATTCCAGATTCAATATGTTGATGGTAAGCATTACAGGGAGTTAGCTTCGAAAAGAACCATAAGACCTCATGTAATTAAGGCCCGACGTGGAAATATTTATGCAGAAGACGGGAATTTGTTGGCAACATCAGTCACCACATTTACTGTAGCAATAGATCCTACTGTTCCTTCTACAAAATTATTCAATGAAAATATAGACGATCTGTCAGACTCAATTCACAGTTTGTTTGGAGCGCCATCAAGATATTATTATGCCGACAAGATTACCAAAGCACGAGAGAAGGGTAAAAAATATTTTAGAATAAAGAAAAATTTAACCTTTGATCAATATCAAAGGTTTAAAGGTTTTCCAATTCTTAATAAAGGAAGGTTTAAAGGCGGACTTGTTGTTGAGGAAAAAATGGTTAGGGAACATCCTTTGGGAAAAGTTGCCGAACGGACTATTGGATACGAAAAAGATTATTTATCGGTAGGTCTCGAAGGAGCATATTCCAGATATCTGTCGGGTAGAGATGGAAGTGTTTTGAGTGTAAAACTTCAAAAAGGATCATGGAAACCTCTGAGTGATAAAAATGAAATAGAACCTGAGGATGGGGCAGATATATATTCTACGATAGATGTGCATATACAGGATGTGGCACATTATGCTTTATTAAGGCAATTGGAAGAGTTTAAAGCCGACCACGGTACTGTTGTAGTAATGGAAGTTAATACCGGTAAGATCAAAGGGATTGTAAACCTTGGACGTACAGAAAAAGGTAAATATTACGAAAAAGTAAATTACGCAGTTTACGAATCTTCTGAGCCCGGATCAACCTTTAAGCTTCCGGCTTTAATAGCCGCTCTCGAAGATGGAGTTGTAGATACCTCTAAGGTGATAGATACAGGAAACGGGAAGCATAAGATCTATGGGAAATATATTAGAGATTCACATAGAGGTGGTTTTGGAAAGGTGTCAGTAAAGAAGGTGTTCGAAGAATCATCAAATGTAGGAATGGCTAAAATTATATATGAAAACTATAAGACAAACCCAACCAGATTTTTGAACAGACTTTATTCGATGGGTCTTGATAAGAAAATTGGATTAAATATTAAGGGAGAAGGTTCGCCTGTAATTCCAAATCCTCAGGCCGATAACTGGTCAGGACTTAGTTTAGCCTGGATGGCTTATGGTTATGGGGTTCATTTGACACCACTTCAAATACTTACTTATTATAATGCAATTGCAAATGACGGGGTAGAAGTTAAACCGTATTTTATTTCGAAAATAAGAGATGATGAGGGAGTGATTTCTACTGTGCATACCGAAGTTCTGAACTCGAGAATTTGTTCTGAAAGTACAGTGAAAATAGCTCGGGATATGCTGGAAGGAGTTGTGGAAAATGGAACAGGAAAAGGTTTGAAAATGGATAACCTGCAAATTGCCGGAAAAACCGGAACTACCCAGTTAAATTACTGGGAAGGAAAGAAGAATATGGGTTATAGTTCTTCATTTGTCGGATATTTTCCTGCAAAAGATCCTAAGTACTCAATGATTGTTGTAGTTAATAAACCGGACAAGAGTAAAGGTTATTACGGTGCTCAGGTTGCTGCACCGGTATTTAAGGAGATAGCAGTTAAAATTTATCACGAGGGACCGGAAGTAGAAAATATTATACCGGCTTTGAGTGATGAAGAGTTGAGAAATCAGATAGTTTTAGGATCAAAGGCTTCGGAGGTTCGAAAAGGTCTGATGCCAAATGTGAAAGGTGTTCCAGCAATGGATGCGTTATCAATGTTGGAAAATATTGGACTGAAAGTTAGAATGAGAGGTTCAGGCAGGGTTGTTAAACAATCTATACCGGCTGGAAGAAGAGTAAAGAAGAACAACTTAGTTAATTTAGTATTGATGTGA